A stretch of DNA from Lycium ferocissimum isolate CSIRO_LF1 chromosome 4, AGI_CSIRO_Lferr_CH_V1, whole genome shotgun sequence:
TGCAACTTGGGTGTGTTCAGTTTCATCATTAAGAGGTGCATTTTGGTGGGTTTCTCCATTTTATCCAAGACTCAAGattttttggtcaaaaatttgatttttatatattaaagatTGGAGCTTTAGCTCTATAGATGTGTGATTATCAATTTTGGTCTATGTTTATGGTTCATTTTACAACACAGAGCTGACTTTATTTCTATGGTTTACCAAGAAACAGGATTATTTTCATGGAAAATAATGAGCAAAGAAAatagagaagaagaagacgatCACAACGAGTATTTTCACGATTCCCTTGATCGTTTACTCTCTTCAAACAACACTTCTTGCTCATCCTCATCCTCTTCTTCGGACGAAAAAGACCAAGATAGAGATCATATTTACAATTATGCCATTTGGATCTCTGAACCTTCCTCTATTCAAGAACGTCGACTCCGCCTTTTTCGTCAAATGGGCCTTACCCCTGACCCGACCCGAGTTCATTTGAAGTATCAACAAACTGCTTGTGGTGTTGGTGAGGGTTTATTATTATctaattttaataataatagttCCGAAGCTGGTAGGCATAATAAGTGTGATACCAATTCCTTAGTTTCTTCTTCGGTTCATAAAAGTCATCAAATTCTTTGTGTTGATTCTATTTCCTCGTCGTCATCATCAGTATCTGCCAATGTAGCCAATGCCAGTAACTGTATAGTTGTAAATAATAATGACAATGATCAATTACATAAAGGCAATGGAAATGAGAGTTGTAATTTGATGCCGGTAGTAGAAAATGGTGAGTTAGAGGAGGATGATTTGGAATCGAATAGAGATGTTGAAATTGAGGAGAGTGTGTGTACGATAAAGAATCTCGATAACGGAAAGGAGTTTGTAGTTAACGAAGTGAGGGAAGATGGGATGTGGAACAAACTCAAGGAAGTTAGTACAGGAAAACAGTTGACTATAGAAGAATTCGATATGTGTGTTGGAACTTCACCAATTGTTCAAGAATTGATGAGAAGACAAAATGTGGAAGAGTTGGATTGTAGTAATACGAATGGTGGGACCGGGCTTAAGACTAAGAAAAGAGGAAGTTGGTTGAAGAGCATTCGAAATGTGGCTAGCCGTCATAAGGAGCGGAGAAGTAGTGATGAGAGGGACACGTCTTCTGAGAAAGGTGGTCGAAGGTCGAGTTCTGCTACGGATGATAGTCAGGATGTTTCCCTTAACGGACCTGAAAGGGTTCGGGTTCGTCAGTATGGGAAGTCGAGCAAAGAACTTACGGCGCTTTACAAGAGTCAAGAGATACAGGCACACAAAGGGTCTATTTGGACTATACAATTTAGTTTGGATGGAAAATATCTTGCTAGTGCCGGTGAGGACCGGGTAATACATGTTTGGGAGGTTACATCATCAGAGAGGAAAGGTGATCTGTTGCTGGATAATAAACGGGAAGACGGGAATTTGAATCTATTGTTTTCGGCAAATGCTTCTCCAGAGCCAGCTACTACTATGTCACCAAATTTCGATGGCCACTTggagaagaaaagaagaggaaggTCATCCGTAAGTCGAAAATCAATGGGGTTTGACCATATTTTGGTGCCAGAGACAGTTTTTGCGCTTTCAGAGAAGCCCATCTGTTCATTTGTGGGTCATTTGGATGATGTGCTTGACCTCTCGTGGTCCAAGTCTCAGGTTAGCTGGagttcttaatttttttcttaatatctaATTGCATGAGCTGGTATTCTAATTGTAATCCTTCTTAAGTTTAGTATAGAATACtccttctgtttcaatttatgtgtgtAAGTTTGACTGagcatgaaatttaagaaagtatAGAAGACTTTTGAACCTTGTTGTcaactaaagatatgtataatgtaccaaaatgcttgttaatcttgtggtctttaaattaaagAGTTACCAAATTAGGAAGAGGCATTCTTGTTGAaacagacttttttttttgatatggaCTCTGCGATTTAGTAAGGAaagtaaaacaaacaaattgaaatggatgGAGTAATAATTATGACCTGAATAGAACAGAATGGATACAGAAGATTCGCAAAGTTGGACCCAACTATTCGGATTAAGGTGTCAGGAATCCTGATTGATTTGTTGATCTGTTTGCTTTCTTTTCTTAAGGTTACATCTGAtaaaagaaatgattttttatCCCATTATTCCCAGGATCGTACATCTGTAACCATTGTGAAATTCTATCTATACTGTGCTAAACATAGCTAAAATGATGCAGTAAGAGTACATGATGCTTTCTGTTTCTTTGGATATCTATTAACAGAATTAGAAGAACCCTGTGAGTAGATTTTTAATATGTGATATTGAGATTAGTCTTTGCTCTTTTGCTCAAATGCAAagaacatgatttttttttttctcagacTGTTATTTATTAATGATAGCTTTGCCACCTCAAGGTTAATTGATAGGACTTGCAATGTTGCAACCTATTTGCTTATGTCTCTAAGTTGTTGGAGATTAACTCAAATGGTGAGTGTTATACTAAATAGTAATAGATTTCATTGTTATGGCGAGCCCAGTAGCTATGCATCAATCCTCGCTTACCTTTAAAGAATGCTGAGGGCAGGTGAAGATTGGTGCTTTCATGATTTATGAGAGTTTGAAATCATAGAGCTACTTTTATATGCCAGTACACAGCAAGGAAATGAATTGATGAAACATATAATCTTTTGTAACATGAGAGGGTGCCGGATCTGACATTTGTACCACCCTATTTTTCAAGAGCTATCATCTAAGCTTGTCGGCAAGTAAGTTGTGCTGTGCGATTGAGCCCTTCTGGTCTGGAAAAAAGTGCtcctaatttatttatttttatgacaaAAGCGCTCATAATTTTGTCGGAATATGAATGAATTATCACAGTTCCTTATAGATACTGAACATTCTATATTGGTGTCATTTGTAGAGAACCATATGTTTTGTAGGCTCTCTACTTTTTGTATACTGCTTGTACACAGGAGTTTTTCCAATGAAATTGcttatactaaataaaaaaatacgtaCTAAAGATTCTAGAAGAATTGAACCCAACAGTCTGGTAGTCCCTTCTTAACACTGTACTTTTACA
This window harbors:
- the LOC132053242 gene encoding uncharacterized protein LOC132053242 isoform X2 produces the protein MSKENREEEDDHNEYFHDSLDRLLSSNNTSCSSSSSSSDEKDQDRDHIYNYAIWISEPSSIQERRLRLFRQMGLTPDPTRVHLKYQQTACGVANASNCIVVNNNDNDQLHKGNGNESCNLMPVVENGELEEDDLESNRDVEIEESVCTIKNLDNGKEFVVNEVREDGMWNKLKEVSTGKQLTIEEFDMCVGTSPIVQELMRRQNVEELDCSNTNGGTGLKTKKRGSWLKSIRNVASRHKERRSSDERDTSSEKGGRRSSSATDDSQDVSLNGPERVRVRQYGKSSKELTALYKSQEIQAHKGSIWTIQFSLDGKYLASAGEDRVIHVWEVTSSERKGDLLLDNKREDGNLNLLFSANASPEPATTMSPNFDGHLEKKRRGRSSVSRKSMGFDHILVPETVFALSEKPICSFVGHLDDVLDLSWSKSQQLLSSSMDKTVRLWELSSKSCLKIFSHSDYVTCIQFNPVDDRYFISGSLDSKVRIWSIPERIVVDWNDLHEMVTAACYTPDGQGALVGSYKGSCHLYNISDNKLQQKAQINLQNKRKKTHQRKITGFQFVPGSMSQVLITSADSRIRVVDDVDLVHKFKGFRNTRRQISASMTADGRYVVCASEDSHVYIWKHEGDSRPSRNRSVTVTQYYEHFHSQDVSVAIPWPGMSDTWRYQTSSSGEQSGHVGLDEVSTANHPPSPVEEIGNESSPLTSGCGNSPLHGTITSATNKYFFDRMSATWPEEKLLLATKYRSPRVSTDASIDFSSGLTQAKFCWGLVIVTASHRGEIRTFQNFGLPIRI
- the LOC132053242 gene encoding uncharacterized protein LOC132053242 isoform X4; translated protein: MSKENREEEDDHNEYFHDSLDRLLSSNNTSCSSSSSSSDEKDQDRDHIYNYAIWISEPSSIQERRLRLFRQMGLTPDPTRVHLKYQQTACGVGEGLLLSNFNNNSSEAGRHNKCDTNSLVSSSVHKSHQILCVDSISSSSSSVSANVANASNCIVVNNNDNDQLHKGNGNESCNLMPVVENGELEEDDLESNRDVEIEESVCTIKNLDNGKEFVVNEVREDGMWNKLKEVSTGKQLTIEEFDMCVGTSPIVQELMRRQNVEELDCSNTNGGTGLKTKKRGSWLKSIRNVASRHKERRSSDERDTSSEKGGRRSSSATDDSQDVSLNGPERVRVRQYGKSSKELTALYKSQEIQAHKGSIWTIQFSLDGKYLASAGEDRVIHVWEVTSSERKGDLLLDNKREDGNLNLLFSANASPEPATTMSPNFDGHLEKKRRGRSSVSRKSMGFDHILVPETVFALSEKPICSFVGHLDDVLDLSWSKSQQLLSSSMDKTVRLWELSSKSCLKIFSHSDYVTCIQFNPVDDRYFISGSLDSKVRIWSIPERIVVDWNDLHEMVTAACYTPDGQGALVGSYKGSCHLYNISDNKLQQKAQINLQNKRKKTHQRKITGFQFVPGSMSQVLITSADSRIRVVDDVDLVHKFKGGC
- the LOC132053242 gene encoding uncharacterized protein LOC132053242 isoform X3; its protein translation is MSKENREEEDDHNEYFHDSLDRLLSSNNTSCSSSSSSSDEKDQDRDHIYNYAIWISEPSSIQERRLRLFRQMGLTPDPTRVHLKYQQTACGVGEGLLLSNFNNNSSEAGRHNKCDTNSLVSSSVHKSHQILCVDSISSSSSSVSANVANASNCIVVNNNDNDQLHKGNGNESCNLMPVVENGELEEDDLESNRDVEIEESVCTIKNLDNGKEFVVNEVREDGMWNKLKEVSTGKQLTIEEFDMCVGTSPIVQELMRRQNVEELDCSNTNGGTGLKTKKRGSWLKSIRNVASRHKERRSSDERDTSSEKGGRRSSSATDDSQDVSLNGPERVRVRQYGKSSKELTALYKSQEIQAHKGSIWTIQFSLDGKYLASAGEDRVIHVWEVTSSERKGDLLLDNKREDGNLNLLFSANASPEPATTMSPNFDGHLEKKRRGRSSVSRKSMGFDHILVPETVFALSEKPICSFVGHLDDVLDLSWSKSQQLLSSSMDKTVRLWELSSKSCLKIFSHSDYVTCIQFNPVDDRYFISGSLDSKVRIWSIPERIVVDWNDLHEMVTAACYTPDGQGALVGSYKGSCHLYNISDNKLQQKAQINLQNKRKKTHQRKITGFQFVPGSMSQVLITSADSRIRVVDDVDLVHKFKGWSGLPDSSFLLPKPFPVVTIPPET
- the LOC132053242 gene encoding uncharacterized protein LOC132053242 isoform X1, with the translated sequence MSKENREEEDDHNEYFHDSLDRLLSSNNTSCSSSSSSSDEKDQDRDHIYNYAIWISEPSSIQERRLRLFRQMGLTPDPTRVHLKYQQTACGVGEGLLLSNFNNNSSEAGRHNKCDTNSLVSSSVHKSHQILCVDSISSSSSSVSANVANASNCIVVNNNDNDQLHKGNGNESCNLMPVVENGELEEDDLESNRDVEIEESVCTIKNLDNGKEFVVNEVREDGMWNKLKEVSTGKQLTIEEFDMCVGTSPIVQELMRRQNVEELDCSNTNGGTGLKTKKRGSWLKSIRNVASRHKERRSSDERDTSSEKGGRRSSSATDDSQDVSLNGPERVRVRQYGKSSKELTALYKSQEIQAHKGSIWTIQFSLDGKYLASAGEDRVIHVWEVTSSERKGDLLLDNKREDGNLNLLFSANASPEPATTMSPNFDGHLEKKRRGRSSVSRKSMGFDHILVPETVFALSEKPICSFVGHLDDVLDLSWSKSQQLLSSSMDKTVRLWELSSKSCLKIFSHSDYVTCIQFNPVDDRYFISGSLDSKVRIWSIPERIVVDWNDLHEMVTAACYTPDGQGALVGSYKGSCHLYNISDNKLQQKAQINLQNKRKKTHQRKITGFQFVPGSMSQVLITSADSRIRVVDDVDLVHKFKGFRNTRRQISASMTADGRYVVCASEDSHVYIWKHEGDSRPSRNRSVTVTQYYEHFHSQDVSVAIPWPGMSDTWRYQTSSSGEQSGHVGLDEVSTANHPPSPVEEIGNESSPLTSGCGNSPLHGTITSATNKYFFDRMSATWPEEKLLLATKYRSPRVSTDASIDFSSGLTQAKFCWGLVIVTASHRGEIRTFQNFGLPIRI